One stretch of Anaerolineae bacterium DNA includes these proteins:
- a CDS encoding DUF559 domain-containing protein produces MPNATRTRWRASAEIQARARELRRKMTPSERKLWQRIRRGQLDGAHFRRQHPVGRFIVDFFCAKARLVIEVDGDIHTEQTEYDAERTKWLNEQKHYQVIRFINEEVHHNLDGLIEKIREALKK; encoded by the coding sequence ATGCCCAACGCAACTCGCACCCGTTGGCGCGCATCTGCTGAGATACAAGCACGTGCCCGTGAGCTACGCCGGAAGATGACACCGTCTGAGCGAAAGCTATGGCAGCGCATCCGGCGCGGCCAACTGGATGGCGCTCACTTTCGCCGGCAGCACCCCGTAGGCCGCTTCATCGTGGACTTCTTCTGCGCCAAAGCTCGGCTAGTGATTGAGGTGGACGGTGACATTCACACCGAACAGACCGAATACGACGCCGAACGAACGAAATGGCTCAATGAGCAGAAGCATTACCAAGTCATACGGTTCATCAATGAGGAGGTACATCACAACCTAGATGGCTTGATCGAAAAGATTCGCGAGGCACTGAAGAAATAA
- a CDS encoding sigma-70 family RNA polymerase sigma factor, with translation MALGYTSQGEENQQEGIRRLKGWRGSSGRPATPSDRFEEASTSSQKPTLALSPKKEQELIQRWQKDRDQQAALHLIRAYRGLVRAEVRRFAGFGVPKEDLTQEAWEGFFEAVGKFNPQKGARLKTYAHFQVRRRLIEVCAKELGLGDDGRRAFKTTLDAYEELAQELVRLPTRREVVERAASRLLKPGPHRNVEEVLDALERQKLPLWEEWEEDEEEEVGVVVPSPGPGPEETLISNERIHELCQSARHFLGETQGQKWIIWFVLKELEEVKENEMVNWLKEPNCPAHHFWPNIYERFSLNGYVPGSWQEIQRLFATPPPTLIEGNLRQWYWRAKKPLIKAGVLPPQAF, from the coding sequence ATGGCTCTCGGTTATACGTCTCAAGGGGAAGAGAATCAGCAAGAGGGGATCCGGCGGCTAAAAGGCTGGCGTGGTTCTTCGGGCAGGCCAGCTACGCCTTCGGATAGGTTCGAGGAAGCTTCCACGTCGTCTCAGAAACCCACGCTGGCGCTGAGTCCGAAAAAGGAACAGGAGCTCATTCAGCGTTGGCAGAAAGATCGTGATCAGCAGGCCGCGCTTCATTTAATAAGAGCCTATCGCGGCTTGGTGCGCGCCGAGGTACGCCGCTTTGCCGGCTTCGGCGTGCCAAAGGAAGACCTGACGCAAGAAGCGTGGGAAGGATTCTTCGAGGCCGTGGGCAAGTTCAATCCCCAAAAGGGCGCGCGGCTTAAGACCTATGCCCACTTCCAGGTGCGCCGACGTCTGATTGAGGTCTGCGCGAAAGAGCTGGGGTTAGGGGATGATGGTCGGCGAGCCTTCAAGACGACGTTGGATGCTTACGAGGAATTAGCTCAGGAGCTAGTTCGGCTGCCCACTCGCCGGGAAGTGGTCGAGCGGGCTGCCTCCCGGCTGCTGAAGCCGGGGCCTCACCGGAATGTGGAAGAGGTGCTGGACGCGCTGGAGCGGCAGAAGCTGCCGCTGTGGGAGGAGTGGGAAGAAGACGAGGAGGAAGAAGTCGGTGTAGTAGTCCCTTCACCAGGGCCAGGGCCAGAAGAAACGCTGATCAGTAACGAACGAATTCACGAATTGTGCCAATCGGCCCGCCATTTCTTAGGCGAAACGCAGGGGCAGAAGTGGATCATTTGGTTTGTGCTCAAAGAGTTGGAAGAGGTGAAGGAAAACGAGATGGTGAATTGGTTGAAGGAACCCAATTGTCCGGCCCATCACTTCTGGCCGAATATTTACGAACGGTTCAGCCTCAACGGCTACGTCCCTGGCTCCTGGCAAGAAATCCAGCGCCTCTTCGCAACGCCGCCTCCCACCCTTAT